The Cloeon dipterum chromosome X, ieCloDipt1.1, whole genome shotgun sequence genome includes a window with the following:
- the LOC135945148 gene encoding serine/threonine-protein phosphatase 4 regulatory subunit 2-like, with protein MERDTVLTALEALPEDQDAPLPDQLEEYLRAVARTGDSLLPWTSIKPLFQRKLALVLDDFILNPDSHSPDAFDATGMRTRLLQRLDSFDTCPFTLQRLSELLTTPREQYNRIDKFMRAVEKNVLVVSGNDPPQVTANGLSEDNGLEAPEPKKPRIEEVEEKLDTETAVKEQNGDHVEDKKDEEEPAKEPEEDGEMKEEPSKLEVEPVEPQVETETAEPPKEAAEEPEIAKESDKTPPAEPVEEAEKQEEPVAVSEDQEMPLVEKEAPLASPEKDLSDEKVSKALETEDVPMPMEEQS; from the exons ATGGAGCGTGACACGGTGCTGACGGCGCTGGAGGCGCTGCCCGAGGATCAGGATGCGCCGCTGCCCGATCAGCTGGAGGAGTACCTGCGCGCCGTGGCTCGCACGGGCGACTCGCTGCTGCCGTGGACCAGCATCAAGCCGCTCTTCCAGCGCAAACTGGCACTCGTGCTGGACGACTTCATTCTCAACCCCGATTCCCACTCGCCGGACGCGTTCGACGCCACTGGAATGCGCACGCGACTGCTGCAGCGACTCGACTCTTTCGACAc GTGTCCGTTCACCCTGCAGCGCCTGTCCGAGCTGCTGACGACGCCGAGGGAGCAGTACAACCGCATCGACAAGTTCATGCGAGCCGTCGAGAAGAACGTTCTGGTTGTCAGCGGCAACGATCCTCCGCAGGTCACGGCCAACGGTCTGTCCGAGGACAACGGCCTCGAGGCCCCCGAGCCCAAGAAGCCGCGCATTGAGGAAGTCGAGGAGAAGCTGGACACGGAGACTGCCGTCAAGGAGCAAAATGGCGACCACGTCGAAGACAAGAAAG ACGAGGAAGAACCTGCCAAAGAACCTGAAGAAGATGGTGAGATGAAAGAGGAACCCTCCAAGCTGGAGGTTGAACCTGTAGAACCACAGGTTGAAACCGAGACTGCCGAACCTCCGAAGGAAGCTGCGGAAGAGCCGGAAATTGCAAAGGAGTCTGATAAAACGCCTCCAGCTGAACCTGTGGAGGAAGCTGAGAAGCAAGAAGAGCCTGTGGCTGTGTCTGAAGACCAAGAGATGCCTTTGGTGGAAAAAGAGGCGCCGTTGGCCTCGCCCGAGAAGGATTTGAGTGACGAAAAGGTGTCGAAAGCACTCGAAACTGAGGACGTGCCAATGCCAATGGAGGAGCAGAGCTGA
- the Swip-1 gene encoding EF-hand domain-containing protein D2 homolog isoform X1, whose protein sequence is MSTENELSSVLSRRQAINDALEDGVEVKPRFRAATSIYTEFHEFTRKQIKQYETEFNKYDEGGDGFLDLTELKLMMERLGAPQTHLGLKSMIAEVDEDKDNKISFREFLLIFRKASAGELSDDSGLSQLARLTEICVHEVGVVGAKSFFEAKIRKEIEEQNKGSKFEQELREEQEGRRREEEERARRRQAFKQTASVFQ, encoded by the exons ATGTCCACGGAGAACGAACTGTCCTCGGTGCTGTCCAGGCGACAGGCCATCAACGACGCTCTGGAAGACGGAGTGGAGGTGAAGCCGCGGTTCCGCGCCGCCACATCGATCTACACCGAGTTCCACGAGTTTACGCGCAAGCAGATCAAGCAGTACGAGACCGAATTCAACAA GTATGACGAGGGCGGTGACGGCTTTTTAGACCTGACCGAGCTGAAGCTGATGATGGAGCGGCTGGGCGCGCCGCAGACGCACCTCGGACTGAAGAGCATGATCGCCGAGGTGGACGAGGACAAAGACAACAAGATCAGCTTCCGCGAGTTCCTGCTCATCTTCCGCAAAGCGAGCGCCGGCGAACTCTCGGACGACTCGGGTCTCAGCCAGCTGGCCAGGCTCACCGAGATCTGCGTCCACGAAGTCGGCGTCGTCGGAGCAAAGTCTTTCTTCGAGGCCAAG ATTCGAAAGGAG aTTGAGGAGCAAAACAAGGGAAGCAAATTCGAGCAGGAGCTGCGGGAAGAGCAGGAAGGGCGGCGGCGCGAGGAGGAGGAGCGGGCACGGCGGAGACAGGCGTTCAAGCAGACGGCCTCCGTCTTCCAGTAG
- the Swip-1 gene encoding EF-hand domain-containing protein D2 homolog isoform X2, protein MSTENELSSVLSRRQAINDALEDGVEVKPRFRAATSIYTEFHEFTRKQIKQYETEFNKYDEGGDGFLDLTELKLMMERLGAPQTHLGLKSMIAEVDEDKDNKISFREFLLIFRKASAGELSDDSGLSQLARLTEICVHEVGVVGAKSFFEAKIEEQNKGSKFEQELREEQEGRRREEEERARRRQAFKQTASVFQ, encoded by the exons ATGTCCACGGAGAACGAACTGTCCTCGGTGCTGTCCAGGCGACAGGCCATCAACGACGCTCTGGAAGACGGAGTGGAGGTGAAGCCGCGGTTCCGCGCCGCCACATCGATCTACACCGAGTTCCACGAGTTTACGCGCAAGCAGATCAAGCAGTACGAGACCGAATTCAACAA GTATGACGAGGGCGGTGACGGCTTTTTAGACCTGACCGAGCTGAAGCTGATGATGGAGCGGCTGGGCGCGCCGCAGACGCACCTCGGACTGAAGAGCATGATCGCCGAGGTGGACGAGGACAAAGACAACAAGATCAGCTTCCGCGAGTTCCTGCTCATCTTCCGCAAAGCGAGCGCCGGCGAACTCTCGGACGACTCGGGTCTCAGCCAGCTGGCCAGGCTCACCGAGATCTGCGTCCACGAAGTCGGCGTCGTCGGAGCAAAGTCTTTCTTCGAGGCCAAG aTTGAGGAGCAAAACAAGGGAAGCAAATTCGAGCAGGAGCTGCGGGAAGAGCAGGAAGGGCGGCGGCGCGAGGAGGAGGAGCGGGCACGGCGGAGACAGGCGTTCAAGCAGACGGCCTCCGTCTTCCAGTAG